A single region of the Mesotoga sp. Brook.08.105.5.1 genome encodes:
- a CDS encoding intracellular sulfur oxidation protein, which translates to MDKKILFVVYQAPAGSIWVNEAFRTAFGMYGEDIEPSVLLMEEASVAFSKKTKPECLGLLSISMCFRFIKRYETAVYGVKEHVEKLKVNEIEESFSAQLIAEADIGEFFHKFDNVIFM; encoded by the coding sequence ATGGATAAGAAGATACTGTTTGTTGTTTATCAGGCTCCAGCAGGCTCTATTTGGGTCAATGAAGCCTTTAGGACTGCATTTGGAATGTATGGCGAAGATATTGAGCCATCTGTTCTTTTGATGGAAGAGGCAAGTGTTGCTTTTTCAAAGAAGACTAAGCCTGAATGTCTTGGCCTGCTCTCGATCTCCATGTGTTTTAGGTTTATCAAGAGGTACGAGACAGCAGTTTATGGTGTCAAAGAACATGTGGAAAAACTGAAAGTAAATGAAATCGAAGAGAGTTTCAGTGCACAATTAATAGCTGAAGCCGATATCGGAGAGTTCTTCCACAAGTTTGACAATGTAATCTTCATGTGA
- the tusB gene encoding sulfurtransferase complex subunit TusB yields the protein MYLIVVKNGPNNSADRIKISAAKDGDKVVLIQDGVFWGLNELTTKAEVFAIKDDVEARGYSADDVTVPLITYEGFIDIVEECEKSIG from the coding sequence ATGTATTTAATAGTAGTGAAAAACGGGCCCAATAATTCTGCCGATAGAATCAAGATCAGTGCGGCGAAAGATGGGGACAAGGTTGTCCTAATTCAGGACGGTGTTTTTTGGGGACTAAACGAATTGACCACAAAGGCGGAGGTCTTTGCTATTAAGGACGATGTTGAGGCCAGGGGATACTCAGCTGATGACGTTACCGTGCCTCTGATAACTTATGAAGGCTTCATTGACATAGTTGAGGAATGTGAGAAGTCAATAGGTTAG
- a CDS encoding sulfurtransferase TusA family protein: protein MPLKLPDLFRTFSNQTRIEIVTMLMDNFLTASEIASLLQIDLSTVYRHLQQMKKLGILTSRHLHGVERFDFSSPHIFRMLDEAISFITELKGFKPISCSEGICSYYLGGELDVIEPDQLLDMRGESCPIPDIQARKTLENMNPGEVLIVIVDYPLSGERIPVSIQKEGHEVIKKIVDKYGDIKIYIRRRENA, encoded by the coding sequence ATGCCATTAAAGCTTCCGGATTTGTTTCGCACTTTCTCAAATCAGACAAGAATTGAAATAGTTACGATGCTGATGGACAACTTCCTAACTGCTTCAGAAATTGCGTCGCTACTTCAAATAGATTTGTCAACTGTATACAGACATCTGCAGCAAATGAAGAAGCTTGGGATACTTACTTCAAGACATTTGCATGGCGTTGAGAGATTCGACTTCAGTTCTCCACACATTTTCAGAATGCTTGATGAGGCAATCTCCTTCATAACGGAACTTAAGGGATTCAAGCCAATTTCCTGCTCTGAGGGAATATGCAGTTATTATCTGGGGGGCGAGCTTGATGTCATCGAGCCTGACCAGCTTCTCGATATGAGAGGCGAATCTTGTCCAATTCCGGATATTCAAGCAAGAAAGACTCTGGAAAACATGAATCCTGGAGAGGTACTGATTGTTATTGTAGACTATCCGCTCTCGGGGGAGAGAATTCCTGTGTCTATTCAGAAAGAAGGCCATGAGGTAATCAAAAAGATAGTTGATAAATACGGTGATATAAAGATTTATATAAGGAGGAGAGAAAATGCTTGA
- the lpdA gene encoding dihydrolipoyl dehydrogenase gives MLDAVVIGGGPGGYVCAIRIAQLGKRVALVEKEHLGGTCTNWGCIPTKAMLTSAHLYTEIADKSKRLGIEISDLDYDLKKIMAHMNRTITMSRKGIEHLLKKNEVDFFNDTAVIKDAKHVLLEQRGEILDTNNIVIASGSEPSMFRPFSEVEGIWTSNDVFRMEEMPESLVIVGGGVIGVEFATFFSSFGVKTTIVELADHILPYEDRDVADDIRKSLTRQGVEIIERTKVTEVEKEECTFILNAEGEQELSLQAEKVLVAVGRRPSISEDVRNLGLEIERGVITNSRMQTNIKGIYAIGDIRAGTMLAHVASYEGIVAAHNIAGEEIEMDYSAVPSIIFSSPEVGSTGIREDDIEDMEKVSIAKFPLSANGRARTVLENTGFVKVIADKESGKVLGMSIVSPSATELIMEGVIAVKNGLTVEELENSIHPHPTLSETVLGALEGIDGMSIHI, from the coding sequence ATGCTTGATGCGGTTGTAATTGGTGGTGGGCCTGGCGGTTATGTTTGTGCAATAAGAATTGCTCAGCTGGGTAAGAGAGTTGCGCTCGTTGAAAAGGAACATCTCGGTGGGACGTGCACAAACTGGGGCTGCATTCCAACAAAAGCGATGCTGACTTCGGCCCATTTGTATACCGAAATAGCTGACAAGTCAAAGAGACTTGGAATCGAAATATCCGATCTTGATTATGATCTGAAGAAAATCATGGCTCACATGAATAGAACGATCACGATGTCTAGAAAAGGGATTGAACACCTCTTGAAGAAAAACGAAGTTGATTTCTTCAATGACACGGCTGTGATTAAGGATGCAAAGCACGTCCTCCTGGAGCAGAGAGGGGAGATTCTGGATACGAATAATATTGTTATCGCAAGTGGATCTGAACCCTCCATGTTTAGGCCATTCAGTGAAGTCGAAGGAATCTGGACAAGCAACGACGTTTTTCGAATGGAAGAAATGCCAGAAAGTCTAGTAATTGTTGGCGGTGGTGTTATAGGAGTTGAGTTTGCAACATTCTTCAGTTCATTCGGAGTGAAGACTACTATCGTCGAACTTGCAGACCATATCCTTCCATACGAGGATAGAGATGTTGCCGACGATATTCGAAAGTCATTGACAAGGCAAGGAGTAGAGATAATAGAGAGAACAAAGGTGACAGAGGTGGAGAAGGAGGAATGTACCTTCATTCTGAATGCCGAAGGTGAACAGGAGCTCTCACTCCAGGCTGAGAAAGTTCTTGTCGCAGTCGGTAGGCGACCGAGCATTAGCGAAGACGTAAGAAATCTTGGCCTCGAAATTGAAAGAGGAGTCATTACGAACAGCCGAATGCAGACAAACATTAAGGGCATTTATGCTATTGGCGACATAAGAGCCGGAACAATGCTTGCTCACGTGGCCAGCTACGAGGGGATAGTAGCGGCTCACAACATTGCTGGAGAAGAGATCGAAATGGATTACTCGGCAGTTCCCTCGATTATTTTCTCCAGCCCAGAGGTAGGATCAACCGGGATAAGGGAAGACGACATCGAAGACATGGAGAAAGTAAGTATCGCAAAATTCCCTTTGAGCGCAAATGGTAGAGCAAGAACTGTACTAGAAAACACTGGGTTTGTGAAGGTAATAGCAGATAAGGAAAGTGGAAAGGTTCTTGGTATGAGTATAGTTTCTCCTTCAGCTACAGAGCTAATAATGGAAGGGGTAATTGCGGTCAAGAACGGTTTAACGGTAGAAGAACTTGAGAACTCAATACATCCTCATCCTACGCTATCAGAGACAGTACTTGGTGCCCTAGAGGGTATTGATGGAATGAGCATCCATATCTAA
- a CDS encoding peptidylprolyl isomerase, which yields MILKKLLLVFLMAIFSLTLFGTEYAVRITKDGEDVPEEFWITREEIEQAFGATVANASSQGITLDPYFDSYYIPSEIGLKTMIIPYIVDQKLIDFYAEENNLLPSDEEVEAETDTMMEMYTSNPGLIEQIETIYGSLETFKDEMRSYVYAALKAELVQNSVAPLTEEALAVYFEEFRTEIKNQYETIRARHILVTDESTATELMSRIESGEITFGEAALHYSIDSGTAANGGELGSLQRGQTVPEFEEAILTAPIGKLYGPVKSEFGFHLIIVEERTEINSLADMVSSRRYNDFVSGYQNDSYNRWLERYISENNFDYVILDGELLFYKEYAEAIGTEETANEFFVEVAAKVFGEGDSSAQVSPVEYAVYIELSQMLGYTESIDYEVAVRSLFEIGEKRGMIVQMMYELDSNVPEVAAAYYNSWLEELEMTFMNQQLLQQQLSNYGQSFVDYVFSTIDEIESGLEATLEREMSQEVRADILYVLIRNNSLSLDLDYSPDWIEEKLSKRLTYMEALMEVDPSEEAQLEIDSIISELEYLAAERDSQSATD from the coding sequence ATGATTTTGAAGAAGTTACTACTAGTTTTCCTGATGGCGATTTTCTCACTGACCCTGTTCGGAACAGAGTACGCCGTTAGGATTACCAAAGATGGGGAAGACGTTCCAGAAGAGTTTTGGATAACCAGAGAAGAAATCGAACAGGCATTTGGCGCGACCGTTGCGAACGCAAGTAGCCAGGGGATAACTCTTGATCCGTATTTCGATAGCTATTACATCCCTAGCGAGATCGGTCTAAAAACGATGATAATACCATACATAGTTGACCAGAAGCTCATCGATTTCTATGCAGAGGAAAACAATCTTCTTCCTTCTGATGAAGAAGTTGAGGCCGAAACGGATACAATGATGGAGATGTACACATCGAATCCTGGGCTGATCGAGCAAATTGAGACTATCTACGGCTCGCTTGAGACCTTCAAAGATGAAATGAGGAGTTACGTATATGCTGCCCTCAAGGCCGAACTCGTTCAGAATTCGGTTGCTCCGCTTACTGAAGAAGCTCTAGCGGTTTACTTTGAGGAGTTCAGGACCGAAATCAAGAACCAGTATGAAACGATTAGGGCACGACACATTCTTGTGACCGATGAATCCACTGCTACTGAGCTCATGAGTAGAATCGAAAGTGGAGAAATCACTTTTGGCGAAGCTGCCCTTCATTACTCCATTGATTCAGGAACGGCTGCCAATGGTGGGGAGCTTGGATCGCTGCAAAGAGGGCAAACTGTGCCGGAGTTTGAAGAAGCTATCCTTACCGCACCAATAGGTAAGCTTTACGGTCCTGTAAAAAGCGAGTTTGGTTTTCACTTAATAATCGTTGAAGAGAGAACAGAGATTAACAGTCTGGCCGATATGGTGAGCTCTCGCAGATATAATGATTTCGTTTCAGGTTATCAGAACGATTCTTACAATCGTTGGTTAGAGAGGTACATAAGCGAAAACAACTTTGACTATGTGATTCTTGATGGTGAACTGCTGTTCTACAAGGAATACGCGGAAGCAATAGGGACAGAAGAGACGGCTAATGAATTCTTCGTCGAAGTTGCCGCAAAAGTCTTCGGTGAAGGAGACTCATCTGCGCAGGTCTCACCCGTGGAGTATGCTGTCTACATCGAGTTGTCTCAAATGTTGGGATACACCGAGAGCATTGACTACGAAGTGGCCGTAAGGTCCTTGTTTGAGATAGGAGAGAAGCGAGGCATGATTGTCCAGATGATGTATGAGCTTGATAGCAACGTTCCTGAAGTTGCAGCTGCTTATTACAACTCCTGGCTAGAGGAACTAGAAATGACGTTCATGAATCAACAGCTTCTTCAGCAGCAGCTGAGCAACTACGGGCAAAGTTTCGTAGATTATGTCTTCAGTACAATTGATGAAATCGAATCGGGACTGGAAGCCACGTTAGAAAGGGAAATGTCTCAGGAAGTCAGAGCAGATATTCTTTACGTTTTGATAAGGAACAACTCTCTATCTCTAGATCTTGACTACAGCCCAGACTGGATTGAAGAGAAGCTCAGTAAAAGGCTCACTTACATGGAAGCGCTAATGGAAGTCGATCCTTCTGAAGAGGCTCAGTTAGAGATCGATTCAATAATCTCAGAACTGGAATACCTTGCTGCAGAAAGGGATAGCCAGAGCGCAACAGACTAA
- a CDS encoding MFS transporter, whose protein sequence is MGRNFWLFSVGRLVSLIGSGVQALAIPLYILDLTGSGAIMGTFAVITMIPRIIFGPIAGVVGDRFNRKLIMIYMDFARGAAILAMAYMANAETLTISILFIFQLLISTLDISFDPATAAMLPDIIEEDKLLRGNSILGAVNSISYIVGPALGGVLYGLFGIEVVFILNGVSFVASAISEIFIVYEQTTEKSRVSVKSVFVDIVEGISYLRRIKGLMMVLIFAMVSNFLLAPVFTVVFPFFARTVVGFSSQQYGFLQSGWVVGVLIGNILLGTVLSKRRQGSLFAGGLATETVINFVLAAFFFPYFMNLFGGASWLYFAALGVPILVMGVFNAFVNTPLQTLFHRIVPTSYRSRVFSVISILSQIATPLGSAIFGFAVDRFPVHYLVLLSCIGNAILTIVFLMKGMSRLFEEKRTDNSNGSKRKAVEPVREGIGA, encoded by the coding sequence ATGGGAAGGAATTTCTGGCTCTTTTCAGTTGGAAGGTTAGTTTCTCTCATAGGAAGCGGCGTTCAGGCTTTGGCAATTCCCCTATACATCCTTGACCTAACTGGTTCCGGAGCAATTATGGGCACGTTCGCAGTGATTACTATGATACCCAGGATTATCTTCGGACCAATTGCAGGCGTAGTTGGTGACAGGTTCAACAGGAAACTAATAATGATCTACATGGATTTTGCCAGAGGGGCAGCTATTCTCGCCATGGCCTATATGGCAAATGCAGAAACCCTTACAATATCTATCCTTTTCATATTTCAGCTGTTGATTTCGACACTTGATATTTCTTTCGATCCCGCAACTGCGGCAATGCTTCCGGATATTATCGAAGAAGACAAGCTCTTGAGAGGAAATTCTATCCTTGGAGCAGTAAATTCAATCTCTTATATTGTGGGACCGGCGCTGGGTGGAGTGCTCTACGGACTTTTCGGAATCGAAGTAGTGTTCATTCTGAACGGAGTGTCTTTCGTCGCATCCGCAATCAGTGAGATCTTCATAGTTTACGAACAAACAACTGAGAAATCTAGAGTCTCCGTAAAGAGTGTCTTTGTCGATATTGTTGAGGGAATCAGCTATCTCAGAAGAATAAAGGGACTGATGATGGTTCTGATATTTGCTATGGTATCGAATTTCCTTTTGGCACCGGTGTTTACGGTTGTGTTCCCGTTTTTCGCGCGAACTGTGGTCGGTTTTTCCAGCCAACAATATGGGTTCCTTCAGTCTGGATGGGTGGTCGGAGTTCTTATAGGAAACATTCTCCTGGGGACTGTTCTTTCTAAGAGAAGACAGGGAAGTCTCTTTGCTGGAGGTCTAGCAACGGAAACAGTCATCAATTTCGTTCTGGCAGCTTTCTTCTTTCCCTACTTCATGAATCTTTTTGGCGGCGCTTCATGGTTGTATTTTGCAGCACTTGGAGTGCCGATTCTCGTGATGGGAGTATTTAATGCATTTGTTAACACCCCGCTTCAAACTCTGTTTCACCGGATTGTTCCTACTAGCTACAGATCCAGGGTGTTCTCCGTGATCTCAATTCTCTCTCAGATTGCAACTCCTTTAGGTTCTGCGATCTTTGGTTTTGCTGTTGATCGATTCCCTGTCCATTATCTTGTGCTCTTGTCATGCATTGGCAACGCTATTCTAACTATCGTATTTCTGATGAAGGGCATGTCGAGACTCTTCGAAGAAAAGAGAACAGATAACAGCAATGGCTCAAAGAGAAAGGCCGTCGAGCCTGTGAGAGAAGGAATTGGTGCATAG
- a CDS encoding DUF427 domain-containing protein yields MKALWKGKVIAESNQTIVIEGNHYFPPGTVNRALLEHSDLTTICHWKGEAHYYNIIVDSEKNENAAWYYPEPLEGASNIKDFVAFWKGVRVE; encoded by the coding sequence GTGAAAGCGCTTTGGAAGGGAAAAGTCATTGCAGAGAGCAACCAGACAATCGTAATTGAGGGTAATCACTACTTTCCTCCCGGGACAGTAAACAGAGCTCTTCTTGAACACAGCGATTTAACTACCATATGCCACTGGAAGGGTGAAGCTCACTATTACAACATCATTGTTGACAGCGAGAAGAACGAGAACGCTGCCTGGTACTACCCCGAACCACTTGAAGGAGCATCAAACATCAAGGATTTCGTTGCGTTTTGGAAAGGTGTAAGAGTTGAGTAG
- a CDS encoding tripartite tricarboxylate transporter permease: protein MIELFGISEVLKRVQQGASKLQLPPITEKVKISPLEALRIIWQNKWTLIKSAFVGTFVGALPGAGADIASWVAYGVEKKTSRNSEDFGKGNIKGVIAPTSANNAALGGTWIPALVFGVPGDTITAIVLGAMLMYGLKPGPLIFTESPDLVNGVFSIAILANILLIPIGYLGIKAFAFVLKMKTSVVLTAVVLFSMIGSFAIRNSYFDIYVMLIFGLIGFLFERLSVPLAPMILGLILGPMVEDNLRVGLIKTGGSMGQFFTRPISLVLFILIVLVFLGGPALNLLKKGFSKHKTEE, encoded by the coding sequence ATGATTGAGCTCTTCGGCATTTCTGAAGTATTGAAGCGTGTTCAACAAGGCGCTTCAAAGCTGCAGCTACCTCCAATTACAGAGAAGGTGAAGATATCTCCGCTCGAAGCTCTTCGAATAATCTGGCAAAACAAGTGGACGCTTATTAAGTCTGCATTTGTCGGCACTTTTGTGGGAGCGCTTCCTGGAGCTGGAGCAGATATTGCGTCGTGGGTAGCCTATGGCGTAGAGAAAAAGACTTCAAGAAACAGTGAAGACTTTGGTAAGGGAAATATCAAGGGAGTAATTGCTCCAACAAGCGCGAACAATGCGGCTCTCGGAGGAACATGGATTCCCGCGCTGGTTTTCGGCGTTCCCGGAGACACAATAACCGCTATAGTCCTCGGGGCTATGCTCATGTACGGTCTGAAGCCTGGACCACTAATATTCACGGAATCCCCCGATTTGGTGAATGGCGTTTTCAGTATTGCGATTCTTGCGAATATTCTGCTAATTCCGATTGGCTACCTTGGAATAAAGGCTTTCGCCTTCGTTCTGAAAATGAAAACTAGCGTAGTCTTAACAGCAGTAGTCCTCTTTTCAATGATAGGTTCTTTTGCAATAAGAAACAGCTATTTTGATATTTATGTAATGCTTATCTTTGGTCTGATTGGATTCCTTTTTGAAAGGTTATCAGTTCCTTTAGCTCCAATGATACTAGGCTTGATTCTTGGACCGATGGTCGAAGATAATCTAAGAGTTGGCCTTATAAAGACCGGAGGAAGCATGGGTCAGTTTTTCACAAGACCGATTTCACTAGTTCTGTTTATTCTGATAGTGTTGGTCTTTCTGGGCGGTCCCGCCTTGAACCTCTTAAAGAAGGGCTTTTCCAAACACAAAACAGAAGAATAG
- a CDS encoding dihydrodipicolinate synthase family protein, whose product MTSVISGTEAFIIPSVPLGADAAICGLANALPKPVVELYNETIKGEFKKALELQLRVNKLRDVQHYAQL is encoded by the coding sequence ATGACTTCTGTTATAAGCGGTACCGAAGCCTTCATTATCCCTTCAGTGCCGTTAGGTGCTGATGCCGCGATTTGCGGTCTGGCGAACGCCCTTCCCAAACCGGTAGTCGAACTGTACAACGAGACGATAAAAGGAGAATTCAAGAAAGCCCTGGAGCTCCAGTTAAGAGTCAACAAGTTACGAGATGTTCAGCATTATGCCCAGTTATGA
- a CDS encoding MurR/RpiR family transcriptional regulator — MGNLLDRIARESVDFTPTMKRIADAILQNPSETVNLSITQLMNRSKVGSESTVVRFYRQLGYESFHEFKVTLASEIAGSSFYHPYEDITIEDSPSDVVRKIFNGCIMALRANTKSSIGKMIPDAVDLIEQCRRIICIGYGVSGSIANNLSFKLNLLGKDAIYCPDSHTNAVTLSKLKKNDCVFAISHSGESKDVVLPLQKVENSVRIIALTGFGDSTLAKIADLSIIASVPEEMNLRTDAIVSRCVQMVVVDSLFACLAVREGEKSLDTLSLSRRSLSYLKF, encoded by the coding sequence TTGGGAAATCTTCTTGACAGAATTGCAAGGGAAAGTGTTGATTTCACTCCAACAATGAAGAGGATAGCGGATGCGATTCTTCAAAATCCCTCCGAAACAGTAAATCTTTCGATAACTCAGCTAATGAATAGATCGAAAGTGGGAAGTGAATCAACAGTAGTGAGGTTTTACAGACAGCTAGGATATGAAAGCTTTCATGAATTCAAAGTCACTCTTGCCTCGGAAATCGCTGGGTCGTCCTTCTATCACCCTTACGAAGACATCACAATAGAAGATTCACCGTCAGATGTCGTGAGAAAAATCTTCAACGGCTGCATTATGGCTTTAAGAGCAAACACCAAAAGCTCTATCGGAAAAATGATACCCGATGCAGTCGATCTGATCGAACAATGCAGAAGAATAATCTGCATCGGTTACGGAGTATCGGGATCGATAGCAAACAATCTGTCTTTCAAATTGAATCTTCTCGGTAAGGATGCTATTTATTGCCCCGATTCACATACGAATGCTGTCACTCTTTCTAAGCTCAAGAAAAACGACTGTGTCTTCGCAATATCTCATTCGGGAGAAAGCAAAGACGTGGTTTTACCGTTGCAGAAAGTGGAAAACTCTGTAAGAATCATCGCCTTGACGGGATTTGGGGATTCAACATTAGCCAAAATAGCAGATCTTAGCATTATTGCATCTGTACCAGAAGAAATGAATTTGCGTACCGACGCAATTGTCTCCAGATGTGTTCAGATGGTGGTTGTTGATTCGCTCTTCGCTTGCCTTGCGGTAAGAGAGGGTGAAAAATCACTCGATACACTTTCATTATCTAGAAGATCATTATCATACCTAAAATTCTAA
- a CDS encoding sugar kinase produces the protein MSTVVTFGEIMMRLATPLGERFEQTKNFEVVYGGAEANVAVAIARYGGKSCFVSKVSDDQFGDAAKGNISIHGVDTSHVLKGSGRLGKYFYEPGYSQRPSKVIYDRDDSVFSNSKPEDFSWEEIFDGASWFHFTGITPALSDRLIAICEIALKEAKLRGLTVSCDLNYRARLWTKEKAKKVMTELMKYVDVLFANEEDSESVFGIRAEDSDVSDGRLSVEGYKDVAKKLKKRFDLKAVAISLRESVNANFNRWSASLLYGEEFLLSTKYDINIIDRVGGGDAFAAGLIFGLDSLWEPKKALEFGVAASCLKHTIKGDFNIVSRDEVEKLLGGNTSGRVVR, from the coding sequence GTGTCTACTGTTGTGACTTTTGGGGAAATAATGATGCGACTTGCAACTCCATTAGGAGAGAGGTTTGAGCAAACTAAGAACTTCGAGGTTGTCTATGGGGGGGCGGAGGCTAATGTTGCTGTCGCGATTGCGCGTTATGGAGGTAAGAGCTGCTTCGTCTCGAAAGTATCGGACGATCAGTTTGGAGATGCGGCCAAGGGAAACATTTCGATTCATGGGGTGGACACCAGTCATGTTCTGAAAGGCAGCGGTAGATTAGGCAAGTACTTCTACGAACCCGGTTACTCTCAAAGGCCTTCAAAAGTGATCTACGACCGCGACGACTCGGTTTTTTCGAACTCCAAACCCGAAGATTTCTCGTGGGAAGAGATCTTCGATGGAGCGTCTTGGTTCCACTTTACTGGTATCACTCCGGCTTTAAGCGACCGGTTGATCGCCATCTGTGAGATTGCCCTAAAGGAGGCAAAGTTAAGAGGACTAACCGTTTCATGCGATCTAAACTACAGAGCGAGGCTTTGGACCAAGGAAAAGGCGAAGAAAGTGATGACTGAGCTGATGAAATATGTCGATGTTCTCTTTGCGAATGAAGAGGACAGCGAATCTGTCTTCGGTATTAGAGCCGAAGACTCAGACGTGAGCGATGGTCGCCTGAGTGTTGAAGGTTACAAAGATGTCGCAAAGAAACTCAAGAAAAGGTTCGATCTGAAGGCTGTTGCGATTTCTCTTAGGGAGAGTGTTAACGCAAATTTCAACAGATGGTCGGCTTCTCTTCTTTACGGTGAGGAATTCTTGCTTTCAACGAAATACGACATAAACATAATTGACCGTGTCGGAGGAGGAGACGCATTTGCTGCGGGACTTATCTTTGGACTTGATAGCTTGTGGGAGCCAAAGAAAGCGCTTGAATTTGGTGTGGCCGCTTCCTGTCTGAAGCACACGATAAAGGGAGACTTTAACATCGTTTCCAGAGATGAGGTTGAGAAACTACTTGGAGGAAATACCTCGGGAAGAGTAGTCAGATAG
- a CDS encoding pyridoxal-phosphate dependent enzyme — translation MDESQRLPRTLGFSGRLSLKDETQNCTGTYKDRPATLEVTKALESGVEAIDVASDGNAGPPVATYSARAGLECIVVMPDNTHPSKEILR, via the coding sequence TTGGATGAAAGTCAAAGACTCCCTAGGACGCTTGGCTTTTCGGGAAGACTCTCCCTGAAGGATGAAACACAGAATTGCACGGGTACTTACAAAGATCGCCCGGCTACCCTTGAAGTCACCAAAGCTCTTGAGAGCGGAGTTGAAGCTATCGATGTTGCTTCAGATGGCAATGCGGGGCCGCCAGTTGCCACATATTCCGCTAGAGCAGGTCTCGAGTGTATTGTAGTAATGCCGGACAACACACACCCGTCGAAAGAAATACTCAGGTGA
- a CDS encoding pyridoxal-phosphate dependent enzyme: MLFGARLVLVRDSSVSECIDLIEELTASSNWENLTTATSVNPYHIEGTKTAAFEIAEDFG, from the coding sequence ATGTTATTTGGCGCGAGACTTGTTCTGGTTAGGGATAGTAGTGTGAGTGAATGCATAGATCTGATAGAAGAGCTCACAGCTTCTTCCAACTGGGAAAACCTGACAACGGCGACTTCGGTAAACCCATACCATATCGAAGGAACAAAAACCGCCGCCTTTGAAATAGCAGAGGACTTTGGGTAA
- a CDS encoding L-serine ammonia-lyase, iron-sulfur-dependent, subunit alpha: MRFLEEYLETEVKPALGCTEPGAVAFCTATAASKLKGSIRRISVVTSVSIYKNGMYVGIPGTNEKGNEFAAALGAICGDAALQLEALKPCRIESVESARKLIEDGAISVRCDPDRTGVFIQAVVEDENHVVRCTISGSHTNVSMIEIDGMPLPIEEQAIPSATIDFTPDEVFDSVEAINNREIGKIFEGIDMNLDIARFGLDKILSSREGSSYNEEGLGYKIRRYCLAASAARMSGAPLPVMSSGGSGNQGIVTTLPVALTGLHFEKRKEDIAKAVAISHLFSGYIKKKLGRVAPICGCVTAAGTGATAGIVYLLGGSRQHIEQAMLTILSSTTGIMCDGAKEGCALKAGLGGHEAYCSAMLSLNNLGIDSDQGFIAPTLDRSIENIQLLLSKGMSNIDSAIVEVLENRKNRM; the protein is encoded by the coding sequence ATGCGTTTTCTCGAAGAGTACCTTGAAACTGAGGTGAAGCCTGCACTCGGATGCACTGAGCCCGGCGCGGTCGCCTTCTGCACAGCAACAGCGGCAAGCAAACTGAAAGGTAGCATTAGAAGAATTAGCGTTGTAACAAGTGTGAGTATCTACAAGAACGGGATGTATGTTGGAATACCTGGGACCAACGAGAAGGGAAATGAGTTTGCGGCTGCGTTGGGAGCTATTTGTGGAGATGCTGCTCTCCAGCTGGAAGCGCTTAAGCCGTGCCGAATTGAGTCAGTGGAGTCTGCCAGAAAGTTGATTGAGGACGGCGCAATCTCCGTTAGGTGCGATCCTGATCGTACTGGGGTGTTTATACAAGCGGTCGTAGAAGATGAGAACCATGTAGTGCGGTGCACGATATCCGGTAGTCACACCAATGTCTCGATGATCGAGATCGATGGAATGCCTCTCCCAATTGAGGAGCAGGCAATACCTTCTGCCACAATTGATTTCACTCCTGATGAAGTTTTTGATTCGGTCGAAGCAATCAACAACAGAGAGATAGGTAAGATCTTTGAAGGGATAGATATGAATCTTGATATCGCAAGATTTGGACTTGATAAAATCCTGTCTTCAAGAGAAGGCAGTAGTTACAACGAAGAAGGTCTTGGATATAAGATTCGAAGATACTGTCTTGCAGCATCGGCAGCGAGAATGTCCGGTGCTCCGCTTCCAGTAATGAGTAGCGGAGGAAGCGGGAATCAGGGAATAGTTACGACTCTCCCTGTTGCGCTCACGGGTCTGCACTTTGAGAAAAGGAAGGAGGATATCGCTAAAGCAGTTGCCATAAGCCACCTGTTTTCCGGCTATATCAAGAAGAAGTTGGGAAGGGTAGCCCCGATCTGTGGATGTGTAACAGCTGCCGGAACGGGGGCAACAGCGGGCATAGTATATCTTCTTGGAGGATCAAGACAGCACATTGAACAGGCAATGCTTACAATCCTTTCGAGCACAACGGGAATAATGTGTGATGGTGCCAAAGAAGGCTGCGCCCTGAAGGCAGGCCTTGGAGGACATGAAGCCTATTGTTCCGCGATGCTTTCACTGAACAACCTTGGAATCGACTCAGATCAGGGTTTCATAGCTCCAACTCTAGACAGATCTATTGAGAATATTCAGCTTCTGCTCTCCAAAGGGATGTCGAACATCGATTCCGCAATAGTCGAGGTTCTTGAAAACAGAAAGAATAGGATGTGA